The Aphelocoma coerulescens isolate FSJ_1873_10779 chromosome 2, UR_Acoe_1.0, whole genome shotgun sequence genome contains a region encoding:
- the LOC138105513 gene encoding ubiquitin carboxyl-terminal hydrolase CYLD-like: MSNLLPPAADGNCFYILMEDCAYGSKYFQAGNLCFCSERSYLRNFSEDGPPACFLKVIMLDDSSTVTINLEVLQPVRQEAAGFLLAIGSHSERLNFFLERLSLEGALRAVPGQNVMVEVEREFFPGVVRYIGSIYKPSLAVLTPVFFGVELQGEGENRGRSDGSYHGTEYFKCKRNCGIFLPFSKVQFIPTSGNDYGKQKPGKQDTEEVVPVKVGDAVSFYVDEILTKGIAMAVYREGSQWFVKVCPEEEGTTDIFREIPMDSVVKESLQSFFPTFDSDVGFGKPSQMKREISESSEERESGNSPLEVNSMVQITLDKGNQVSGIIRWLGYLPQIKDKMAGVELDEDKGVTAGEWLGKSYFHCAPKRGLFVRLNSCQPDMRFQSFPNSDLSLGDYRGQEVLPQAPESSPPLRNEAAVRVLRGRMKGIQGHCNSCYMDAALFSLFSCTSVLDSMLFMPFPRCDRNVQGILRDEIVNPLRRTGFVRASSVMHLREQLTDKGQCSSFTNAEKDPEEFLNLIMQQILGIEPLLKLQSGGQKEQECYCYQIFMDKQEDLVVPDVQQLVERSFLSSDLKLVEIPSCFIIQMPRFGKEYKMFSKIIPSLELDITDLLLDSPRECCLCGDVATLECSECFKDKVFAATGLKQFCSSCSRQVHFHRHRKAHKPRRLHIPEEFQSWSTRGCQQVPREKLELFAVLCIETSHYVSFVKYGPGNEHWMFFDSMADRHGGENGFNIPTVTLCPEVAKYLDLPLAVLALEQPRDMDGVAKRLFCDAYMYLYQSRKMALYK, from the exons ATGTCCAAcctcctgcctccagcagcGGACGGGAACTGCTTCTACATCCTGATGGAGGACTGTGCCTATGGAAGCAAGTACTTCCAAGCTGGCAACTTGTGCTTCTGCAGCGAGAGGAGCTACCTGCGGAATTTTTCCGAGGATGGGCCTCCAGCTTGCTTCCTGAAGGTCATCATGCTGGACGACAGCTCCACGGTCACCATCAACCTGGAAGTCCTGCAGCCCGTGCGCCAGGAAGCCGCCGGGTTCCTCCTGGCCATCGGGAGCCACAGCGAGCGCTTGAATTTTTTCCTGGAGAGGCTGAGCCTGGAAGGAGCTCTCCGAGCCGTGCCGGGTCAAAACGTGATGGTGGAGGTGGAGCGGGAATTTTTCCCGGGAGTCGTGCGCTACATCGGGAGCATCTACAAGCCCAGCTTGGCTGTGCTGACTccggtgttttttggggtggaattgcAG ggagagggggaaaacagAGGGAGAAGCGACGGATCCTACCACGGCACCGAGTACTTCAAGTGCAAGAGGAACTGTGGGATCTTCCTGCCCTTCAGCAAAGTCCAGTTTATTCCCACATCAGGCAACGATTATGGGAAGCAGAAGCCAGGAAAGCAGGACACGGAGGAGGTGGTCCCTGTGAAAGTGGGAGACGCCGTCAGCTTCTACGTGGATGAGATCCTCACCAAAGGAATTGCCATGGCAGTTTACAGGGAAGGGAGCCAGTGGTTCGTGAAGGTTTGTCCG gAAGAAGAAGGAACGACCGAcattttcagggaaatcccCATGGATTCCGTTGTGAAGGAGAGCTTGCAAA GTTTTTTCCCAACGTTCGACTCTGATGTGGGCTTTGGAAAACCAAGCCAAATGAAACGAGAGATCAGCGAGAGCAGCGAGGAGAGAGAAAGTGGGAATTCACCCCTGGAAGTGAACTCCATGGTCCAGATCACCTTGGACAAAGGGAATCAAGTTTCGGGAATCATCCGCTGGTTGGGCTACCTGCCCCAAATCAAGGACAAAATGGCTGGAGTTGAACTG GATGAAGACAAGGGGGTCACAGCTGGAGAGTGGCTGGGCAAGTCCTACTTCCACTGCGCCCCAAAGCGCGGCCTCTTCGTGAGGCTGAATTCCTGCCAGCCTGACATGCGCTTCCAGAGCTTTCCCAACTCTGACTTATCCCTCGGGGATTACA GAGGACAAGAAGTTCTTCCACAGGCTCCAGAGAGTTCTCCTCCCCTCAGGAATGAGGCAGCAGTCCGTGTCCTCCGAGGGCGGATGAAGGGCATCCAAGGCCATTGTAATTCCTGCTACATGGATGCAGCTCTCTTCAG CCTCTTCTCCTGCACATCTGTGCTGGACTCCATGCTCTTCATGCCCTTCCCACGGTGTGACAGGAATGTCCAGGGAATTCTGCGGGATGAGATTGTCAATCCCCTCCGAAG GACCGGCTTTGTCCGGGCCAGCAGCGTGATGCACCTCCGGGAGCAGCTCACGGACAAGGGCCAGTGCTCCAGCTTTACCAATGCTGAGAAAG ATCCCGAGGAGTTCCTCAATCTCATAATGCAGCAGATCCTGGGAATTGAGCCACTATTGAAGCTCCA GTCAGGAGGCCAGAAGGAGCAGGAATGTTACTGCTACCAGATATTTATGGATAAACAGGAGGATCTGGTGGTTCCTGACGTGCAGCAGTTGGTGGAACGCTCCTTCCTGTCCTCGGATCTGAAGCTGGTGGAG atcCCATCTTGCTTCATTATCCAAATGCCACGTTTTGGGAAGGAATATAAAATGTTCAGCAAAATCATCCCTTCCTTGGAGCTGGATATAACAGATCTGCTGCTGGACA gtcccagggaatgctgcctgTGTGGAGATGTTGCCACTCTGGAATGCTCGGAGTGTTTCAAGGACAAGGTGTTTGCAGCCACAGGCCTGAAGCagttctgcagctcctgctccagacAG GTTCACTTCCATCGCCATCGCAAAGCGCACAAACCCAGGAGGCTGCACATTCCAGAGGAATTCCAGAGCTGGAGCACCCGGGGCTGCCAGCAGGTCCCCCGGGAGAAGCTGGAGCTGTTTGCAGTGCTCTGCATCGAGACCAGTCACTACGTGTCCTTTGTGAAATACGGCCCTGGGAACGAGCACTGGATGTTCTTCGACAGCATGGCCGACCGGCACG GTGGTGAAAACGGCTTCAACATTCCCACGGTGACGCTGTGCCCGGAAGTTGCCAAATACCTGGACTtgcccctggctgtgctggccctGGAGCAGCCTCGGGACATGGATGGGGTGGCCAAACGCCTCTTTTGTGATGCCTACATGTACCTGtaccagagcaggaaaatgGCACTTTACAAGTGA
- the NAPRT gene encoding nicotinate phosphoribosyltransferase isoform X1 has product MAPLADLYQVSMAYGHWRAGRHRAPAAAELFFRRPPFRGSFALGAGLAEGLRGLRAFRFSAADVAYLRSVLPSTTDDAFFDYLATLDASEVTVTAIPEGSVVFARVPFLQVKGPLLVVQLLETTLLCLVNYASLVATNAARFRLLAGPDVKLMEMGLRRAQGPDGALSASKYSYIGGFDCTSNILAGKLYGIPVRGTIAHSFVMSFRCLEEVQPRELPPRAGGDPMDLAALAVSWLQRVCDLLQTPPAKANQGELAAFVSYAVTFPCDFQGLLDTYCVRRSGLPNFCAVALALHQLGYRAIGVRLDSGDLARQSKEIRRVFRACGAHFQVPWFETIPIAVSNDISEQSLEEFRREGSEIDMIGIGTNLVTCPLQPSLGCVYKLVEVNGSPCLKLTEDEEKMTIPGRKTIYRLYDAAGHPFMDLMALEEEPSPSAGQELGIRVLGRLGETTKVIPSTVEPLHRTYFRDGQVCEPLPSLPEVRTHAQVSLNLLSPAHRRLHEPQPYPVAMTERLHRLFLELRQGSH; this is encoded by the exons ATGGCGCCGCTGGCGGACCTGTACCAGGTGTCCATGGCCTACGGGCACTGGCGGGCCGGGCGACACcgcgccccggccgccgccgagCTCTTCTTCCGCCGCCCGCCCTTCCGCGGCTCCTTCGCGCTCGGGGCCGGCCTGGctgaggggctgcgggggctcCGAGCCTTCCGCTTCTCCGCTGCCG ACGTTGCGTACCTGCGCTCTGTCCTGCCCAGCACCACGGATGACGCCTTCTTTGACTACCTGGCCACCCTGGACGCCTCCGAGGTGACCGTCACTGCCATTCCCGAGGGCTCCGTCGTCTTTGCCAGG GTGCCGTTCCTGCAGGTGAAGGGGCCGCTCCTGgtggtgcagctgctggagaccACCTTGCTGTGCCTGGTCAACTACGCCAG CCTGGTGGCCACCAATGCTGCCAGATTCCGCCTCCTCGCCGGCCCGGATGTGAAGCTCATGGAGATGGGGCTGCGCCGCGCGCAGGGGCCGGACGGAGCCCTCTCAGCATCCAAATATTCCTACATCGGGG GCTTTGACTGCACCAGCAACATCCTGGCTGGAAAACTCTACGGAATTCCGGTGCGCGGCACCATCGCCCACTCCTTCGTCATGTCCTTCAGGTGCCTGGAGGAGGTGCAGCCACGG gagctgccacCTCGGGCTGGAGGAGATCCCATGGACCTTGCAGCCCTGGCCGTGTCCTGGCTGCAGCGAGTCTGTGACCTGCTCCAAACTCCTCCTGCCAAGGCCAACCAGGGCGAGCTGGCCGCCTTCGTGTCCTACGCTGTCACCTTCCCGTGTGACTTCCAGGGATTGCTGGACACCTACTGTGTCAGGAG GAGTGGCTTGCCCAATTTCTGTGCTGTGGCCTTGGCGCTGCACCAGCTGGGATACCGGGCCATCGGAGTGCGCCTGGACAGCGGGGACCTGGCCCGGCAATCCAAGGAAATTCGGCGAGTTTTCCGAGCCTGCGGAGCTCA CTTCCAGGTGCCCTGGTTTGAGACCATCCCCATCGCCGTCAGCAATGACATCAGCGAGCAGAGCCTGGAGGAGTTTAGGAGGGAG GGGAGCGAGATCGACATGATCGGCATCGGGACCAACCTGGTGACGTGTCCCCTGCAGCCATCGCTGGGCTGTGTCTACAAG CTGGTGGAGGTCAATGGCTCCCCATGCCTGAAGCTCACGGAGGATGAGGAGAAGATGACAATCCCAGGGAGGAAGACGATCTATCGGCTCTATGATGCTGCTG GTCACCCCTTCATGGACCTCATGGCCCTGGAAGAGGAGCCGTCACCCAGcgcagggcaggagctgggcatCCGTGTCCTGGGGCGGCTTGGGGAGACCACCAAGGTCATTCCCAGCACTGTGGAGCCCCTCCATCGGACCTACttcagggatggccag gtgtgtgagcccctgcccagcctgccTGAGGTGAGGACCCACGCCCAAGTGTCCCTGAACCTGCTCAGCCCCGCTCACCGCCGGCTCCACGAGCCACAGCCCTACCCG GTGGCCATGACGGAACGGCTGCACCggctcttcctggagctgcGTCAGGGCAGCCACTGA
- the NAPRT gene encoding nicotinate phosphoribosyltransferase isoform X2 has protein sequence MAPLADLYQVSMAYGHWRAGRHRAPAAAELFFRRPPFRGSFALGAGLAEGLRGLRAFRFSAADVAYLRSVLPSTTDDAFFDYLATLDASEVPFLQVKGPLLVVQLLETTLLCLVNYASLVATNAARFRLLAGPDVKLMEMGLRRAQGPDGALSASKYSYIGGFDCTSNILAGKLYGIPVRGTIAHSFVMSFRCLEEVQPRELPPRAGGDPMDLAALAVSWLQRVCDLLQTPPAKANQGELAAFVSYAVTFPCDFQGLLDTYCVRRSGLPNFCAVALALHQLGYRAIGVRLDSGDLARQSKEIRRVFRACGAHFQVPWFETIPIAVSNDISEQSLEEFRREGSEIDMIGIGTNLVTCPLQPSLGCVYKLVEVNGSPCLKLTEDEEKMTIPGRKTIYRLYDAAGHPFMDLMALEEEPSPSAGQELGIRVLGRLGETTKVIPSTVEPLHRTYFRDGQVCEPLPSLPEVRTHAQVSLNLLSPAHRRLHEPQPYPVAMTERLHRLFLELRQGSH, from the exons ATGGCGCCGCTGGCGGACCTGTACCAGGTGTCCATGGCCTACGGGCACTGGCGGGCCGGGCGACACcgcgccccggccgccgccgagCTCTTCTTCCGCCGCCCGCCCTTCCGCGGCTCCTTCGCGCTCGGGGCCGGCCTGGctgaggggctgcgggggctcCGAGCCTTCCGCTTCTCCGCTGCCG ACGTTGCGTACCTGCGCTCTGTCCTGCCCAGCACCACGGATGACGCCTTCTTTGACTACCTGGCCACCCTGGACGCCTCCGAG GTGCCGTTCCTGCAGGTGAAGGGGCCGCTCCTGgtggtgcagctgctggagaccACCTTGCTGTGCCTGGTCAACTACGCCAG CCTGGTGGCCACCAATGCTGCCAGATTCCGCCTCCTCGCCGGCCCGGATGTGAAGCTCATGGAGATGGGGCTGCGCCGCGCGCAGGGGCCGGACGGAGCCCTCTCAGCATCCAAATATTCCTACATCGGGG GCTTTGACTGCACCAGCAACATCCTGGCTGGAAAACTCTACGGAATTCCGGTGCGCGGCACCATCGCCCACTCCTTCGTCATGTCCTTCAGGTGCCTGGAGGAGGTGCAGCCACGG gagctgccacCTCGGGCTGGAGGAGATCCCATGGACCTTGCAGCCCTGGCCGTGTCCTGGCTGCAGCGAGTCTGTGACCTGCTCCAAACTCCTCCTGCCAAGGCCAACCAGGGCGAGCTGGCCGCCTTCGTGTCCTACGCTGTCACCTTCCCGTGTGACTTCCAGGGATTGCTGGACACCTACTGTGTCAGGAG GAGTGGCTTGCCCAATTTCTGTGCTGTGGCCTTGGCGCTGCACCAGCTGGGATACCGGGCCATCGGAGTGCGCCTGGACAGCGGGGACCTGGCCCGGCAATCCAAGGAAATTCGGCGAGTTTTCCGAGCCTGCGGAGCTCA CTTCCAGGTGCCCTGGTTTGAGACCATCCCCATCGCCGTCAGCAATGACATCAGCGAGCAGAGCCTGGAGGAGTTTAGGAGGGAG GGGAGCGAGATCGACATGATCGGCATCGGGACCAACCTGGTGACGTGTCCCCTGCAGCCATCGCTGGGCTGTGTCTACAAG CTGGTGGAGGTCAATGGCTCCCCATGCCTGAAGCTCACGGAGGATGAGGAGAAGATGACAATCCCAGGGAGGAAGACGATCTATCGGCTCTATGATGCTGCTG GTCACCCCTTCATGGACCTCATGGCCCTGGAAGAGGAGCCGTCACCCAGcgcagggcaggagctgggcatCCGTGTCCTGGGGCGGCTTGGGGAGACCACCAAGGTCATTCCCAGCACTGTGGAGCCCCTCCATCGGACCTACttcagggatggccag gtgtgtgagcccctgcccagcctgccTGAGGTGAGGACCCACGCCCAAGTGTCCCTGAACCTGCTCAGCCCCGCTCACCGCCGGCTCCACGAGCCACAGCCCTACCCG GTGGCCATGACGGAACGGCTGCACCggctcttcctggagctgcGTCAGGGCAGCCACTGA
- the EEF1D gene encoding elongation factor 1-delta isoform X5 codes for MAVDYFLHDKIWFEKYKYDDAERRFYEQMNGPMGGSSRQQENGASTILRDIARARENIQKSLAGQKTPARSKEAPCGHPKKQSRRSASASTTSSGAAGDQNELLSRISHLEVENQNLRSVVADLQMAIFKLESRLNALEKSSTSHQPSPVPPTQKVEPFSIPSKKVELPAKKAEPAAAKEDEDDDIDLFGSDDEEEDQEAAKVREERLRQYAEKKAKKPGLIAKSSILLDVKPWDDETDMAKMEECVRSIHMDGLVWGASKLVPVGYGIKKLQIQCVVEDEKVGTDILEEEITKFEDYVQSVDIAAFNKI; via the exons ATGGCTGTGGATTACTTCCTGCACGACAAGATCTGGTTTGAGAAGTACAAATACGACGATGCTGAGCGAAGGTTCTACGAGCAGATGAACGGCCCCATGGGCGGCTCCTCCCGCCAGCAG GAGAACGGAGCCAGCACGATCCTCCGCGACATTGCCAGAGCCAGGGAGAATATCCAGAAATCGCTGGCCGGA CAGAAGACGCCTGCTCGGAGCAAGGAAGCTCCTTGTGGCCATCCCAAGAAACAATCGAGACGCTCCGCT AGCGCAAGCACAACCTCCTCGGGGGCTGCTGGTGACCAAAATGAGCTCCTGTCCCGAATTTCCCACCTGGAAGTGGAAAACCAGAACCTCCGCAGTG ttgTTGCAGACCTCCAGATGGCCATTTTCAAGTTGGAAAGCCGCCTGAACGCTCTGGAAAAATCCTCAACTTCCCACCAGCCTTCACCTGTTCCTCCGACCCAG AAAGTGGAACCATTCAGCATTCCCTCCAAAAAAGTGGAGCTCCCGGCCAAGAAAGCCGAGCCGGCTGCTGCcaaggaggatgaggatgatgacATCGACCTTTTTGGGAGTGATGATGAGGAGGAAGACCAGGAAGCTGCCAAAGTCCGGGAAGAGCGGCTCCGGCAGTACGCGGAGAAGAAAGCCAAGAAGCCGGGACTCATTGCCAAATCTTCCATCCTGCTGGATGTGAAGCCA TGGGACGACGAGACCGACATGGCCAAGATGGAGGAGTGCGTCCGCTCCATCCACATGGATGGGTTGGTGTGGGGAGCTTCCAAACTGGTCCCAGTTGGATATGGCATCAAGAAACTCCAAATCCAATGCGTGGTGGAGGATGAGAAAGTCGGGACAGacatcctggaggaggagatcaCCAAGTTTGAGGACTAC GTGCAGAGCGTGGacattgctgcttttaacaaGATTTAG
- the EEF1D gene encoding elongation factor 1-delta isoform X4 yields MAVDYFLHDKIWFEKYKYDDAERRFYEQMNGPMGGSSRQQSASTTSSGAAGDQNELLSRISHLEVENQNLRSVVADLQMAIFKLESRLNALEKSSTSHQPSPVPPTQKVEPFSIPSKKVELPAKKAEPAAAKEDEDDDIDLFGSDDEEEDQEAAKVREERLRQYAEKKAKKPGLIAKSSILLDVKPWDDETDMAKMEECVRSIHMDGLVWGASKLVPVGYGIKKLQIQCVVEDEKVGTDILEEEITKFEDYVQSVDIAAFNKI; encoded by the exons ATGGCTGTGGATTACTTCCTGCACGACAAGATCTGGTTTGAGAAGTACAAATACGACGATGCTGAGCGAAGGTTCTACGAGCAGATGAACGGCCCCATGGGCGGCTCCTCCCGCCAGCAG AGCGCAAGCACAACCTCCTCGGGGGCTGCTGGTGACCAAAATGAGCTCCTGTCCCGAATTTCCCACCTGGAAGTGGAAAACCAGAACCTCCGCAGTG ttgTTGCAGACCTCCAGATGGCCATTTTCAAGTTGGAAAGCCGCCTGAACGCTCTGGAAAAATCCTCAACTTCCCACCAGCCTTCACCTGTTCCTCCGACCCAG AAAGTGGAACCATTCAGCATTCCCTCCAAAAAAGTGGAGCTCCCGGCCAAGAAAGCCGAGCCGGCTGCTGCcaaggaggatgaggatgatgacATCGACCTTTTTGGGAGTGATGATGAGGAGGAAGACCAGGAAGCTGCCAAAGTCCGGGAAGAGCGGCTCCGGCAGTACGCGGAGAAGAAAGCCAAGAAGCCGGGACTCATTGCCAAATCTTCCATCCTGCTGGATGTGAAGCCA TGGGACGACGAGACCGACATGGCCAAGATGGAGGAGTGCGTCCGCTCCATCCACATGGATGGGTTGGTGTGGGGAGCTTCCAAACTGGTCCCAGTTGGATATGGCATCAAGAAACTCCAAATCCAATGCGTGGTGGAGGATGAGAAAGTCGGGACAGacatcctggaggaggagatcaCCAAGTTTGAGGACTAC GTGCAGAGCGTGGacattgctgcttttaacaaGATTTAG
- the EEF1D gene encoding elongation factor 1-delta isoform X3 — MAVDYFLHDKIWFEKYKYDDAERRFYEQMNGPMGGSSRQQQKTPARSKEAPCGHPKKQSRRSASASTTSSGAAGDQNELLSRISHLEVENQNLRSVVADLQMAIFKLESRLNALEKSSTSHQPSPVPPTQKVEPFSIPSKKVELPAKKAEPAAAKEDEDDDIDLFGSDDEEEDQEAAKVREERLRQYAEKKAKKPGLIAKSSILLDVKPWDDETDMAKMEECVRSIHMDGLVWGASKLVPVGYGIKKLQIQCVVEDEKVGTDILEEEITKFEDYVQSVDIAAFNKI, encoded by the exons ATGGCTGTGGATTACTTCCTGCACGACAAGATCTGGTTTGAGAAGTACAAATACGACGATGCTGAGCGAAGGTTCTACGAGCAGATGAACGGCCCCATGGGCGGCTCCTCCCGCCAGCAG CAGAAGACGCCTGCTCGGAGCAAGGAAGCTCCTTGTGGCCATCCCAAGAAACAATCGAGACGCTCCGCT AGCGCAAGCACAACCTCCTCGGGGGCTGCTGGTGACCAAAATGAGCTCCTGTCCCGAATTTCCCACCTGGAAGTGGAAAACCAGAACCTCCGCAGTG ttgTTGCAGACCTCCAGATGGCCATTTTCAAGTTGGAAAGCCGCCTGAACGCTCTGGAAAAATCCTCAACTTCCCACCAGCCTTCACCTGTTCCTCCGACCCAG AAAGTGGAACCATTCAGCATTCCCTCCAAAAAAGTGGAGCTCCCGGCCAAGAAAGCCGAGCCGGCTGCTGCcaaggaggatgaggatgatgacATCGACCTTTTTGGGAGTGATGATGAGGAGGAAGACCAGGAAGCTGCCAAAGTCCGGGAAGAGCGGCTCCGGCAGTACGCGGAGAAGAAAGCCAAGAAGCCGGGACTCATTGCCAAATCTTCCATCCTGCTGGATGTGAAGCCA TGGGACGACGAGACCGACATGGCCAAGATGGAGGAGTGCGTCCGCTCCATCCACATGGATGGGTTGGTGTGGGGAGCTTCCAAACTGGTCCCAGTTGGATATGGCATCAAGAAACTCCAAATCCAATGCGTGGTGGAGGATGAGAAAGTCGGGACAGacatcctggaggaggagatcaCCAAGTTTGAGGACTAC GTGCAGAGCGTGGacattgctgcttttaacaaGATTTAG
- the EEF1D gene encoding elongation factor 1-delta isoform X2, translating into MAVDYFLHDKIWFEKYKYDDAERRFYEQMNGPMGGSSRQQENGASTILRDIARARENIQKSLAGSASTTSSGAAGDQNELLSRISHLEVENQNLRSVVADLQMAIFKLESRLNALEKSSTSHQPSPVPPTQKVEPFSIPSKKVELPAKKAEPAAAKEDEDDDIDLFGSDDEEEDQEAAKVREERLRQYAEKKAKKPGLIAKSSILLDVKPWDDETDMAKMEECVRSIHMDGLVWGASKLVPVGYGIKKLQIQCVVEDEKVGTDILEEEITKFEDYVQSVDIAAFNKI; encoded by the exons ATGGCTGTGGATTACTTCCTGCACGACAAGATCTGGTTTGAGAAGTACAAATACGACGATGCTGAGCGAAGGTTCTACGAGCAGATGAACGGCCCCATGGGCGGCTCCTCCCGCCAGCAG GAGAACGGAGCCAGCACGATCCTCCGCGACATTGCCAGAGCCAGGGAGAATATCCAGAAATCGCTGGCCGGA AGCGCAAGCACAACCTCCTCGGGGGCTGCTGGTGACCAAAATGAGCTCCTGTCCCGAATTTCCCACCTGGAAGTGGAAAACCAGAACCTCCGCAGTG ttgTTGCAGACCTCCAGATGGCCATTTTCAAGTTGGAAAGCCGCCTGAACGCTCTGGAAAAATCCTCAACTTCCCACCAGCCTTCACCTGTTCCTCCGACCCAG AAAGTGGAACCATTCAGCATTCCCTCCAAAAAAGTGGAGCTCCCGGCCAAGAAAGCCGAGCCGGCTGCTGCcaaggaggatgaggatgatgacATCGACCTTTTTGGGAGTGATGATGAGGAGGAAGACCAGGAAGCTGCCAAAGTCCGGGAAGAGCGGCTCCGGCAGTACGCGGAGAAGAAAGCCAAGAAGCCGGGACTCATTGCCAAATCTTCCATCCTGCTGGATGTGAAGCCA TGGGACGACGAGACCGACATGGCCAAGATGGAGGAGTGCGTCCGCTCCATCCACATGGATGGGTTGGTGTGGGGAGCTTCCAAACTGGTCCCAGTTGGATATGGCATCAAGAAACTCCAAATCCAATGCGTGGTGGAGGATGAGAAAGTCGGGACAGacatcctggaggaggagatcaCCAAGTTTGAGGACTAC GTGCAGAGCGTGGacattgctgcttttaacaaGATTTAG
- the EEF1D gene encoding elongation factor 1-delta isoform X1 translates to MAVDYFLHDKIWFEKYKYDDAERRFYEQMNGPMGGSSRQQENGASTILRDIARARENIQKSLAGKTPARSKEAPCGHPKKQSRRSASASTTSSGAAGDQNELLSRISHLEVENQNLRSVVADLQMAIFKLESRLNALEKSSTSHQPSPVPPTQKVEPFSIPSKKVELPAKKAEPAAAKEDEDDDIDLFGSDDEEEDQEAAKVREERLRQYAEKKAKKPGLIAKSSILLDVKPWDDETDMAKMEECVRSIHMDGLVWGASKLVPVGYGIKKLQIQCVVEDEKVGTDILEEEITKFEDYVQSVDIAAFNKI, encoded by the exons ATGGCTGTGGATTACTTCCTGCACGACAAGATCTGGTTTGAGAAGTACAAATACGACGATGCTGAGCGAAGGTTCTACGAGCAGATGAACGGCCCCATGGGCGGCTCCTCCCGCCAGCAG GAGAACGGAGCCAGCACGATCCTCCGCGACATTGCCAGAGCCAGGGAGAATATCCAGAAATCGCTGGCCGGA AAGACGCCTGCTCGGAGCAAGGAAGCTCCTTGTGGCCATCCCAAGAAACAATCGAGACGCTCCGCT AGCGCAAGCACAACCTCCTCGGGGGCTGCTGGTGACCAAAATGAGCTCCTGTCCCGAATTTCCCACCTGGAAGTGGAAAACCAGAACCTCCGCAGTG ttgTTGCAGACCTCCAGATGGCCATTTTCAAGTTGGAAAGCCGCCTGAACGCTCTGGAAAAATCCTCAACTTCCCACCAGCCTTCACCTGTTCCTCCGACCCAG AAAGTGGAACCATTCAGCATTCCCTCCAAAAAAGTGGAGCTCCCGGCCAAGAAAGCCGAGCCGGCTGCTGCcaaggaggatgaggatgatgacATCGACCTTTTTGGGAGTGATGATGAGGAGGAAGACCAGGAAGCTGCCAAAGTCCGGGAAGAGCGGCTCCGGCAGTACGCGGAGAAGAAAGCCAAGAAGCCGGGACTCATTGCCAAATCTTCCATCCTGCTGGATGTGAAGCCA TGGGACGACGAGACCGACATGGCCAAGATGGAGGAGTGCGTCCGCTCCATCCACATGGATGGGTTGGTGTGGGGAGCTTCCAAACTGGTCCCAGTTGGATATGGCATCAAGAAACTCCAAATCCAATGCGTGGTGGAGGATGAGAAAGTCGGGACAGacatcctggaggaggagatcaCCAAGTTTGAGGACTAC GTGCAGAGCGTGGacattgctgcttttaacaaGATTTAG